TTTAAATTTGGTGCAATTTTTGTGATAAAAACAAATTAACTTCCGTAAGAGCCGTATTGTTATGGCTTTTTTTTAAAAGAATACTGGTAAAAGATATCACTCAATCTTAAAACTGAGTAAAAACGACGCGCTACACTTTTTTATTATTTAATGAAACTCCTATTAGATTTGATGACTTCTGATAAACAAAATTTTAAAGTTGTTAGAAGGACGAGCTTTATATTACCTATCTTTCTTATCGGGATTGTTTTAGTTAACGTCCTCAAATTTTCACCAAAGACAAAACTTGTTCAACCTTTACCTCAAGACTCTGCTGTAAAAGTCTATTTCAATCAAAATTTAGCGTCTTCCTATGAAGATCCATACCGTCACTTTAACCGCAAGGGAGACAATTTAGAACAGCAAATTATCGAGGCGATAAACCAAGCAAACTCAACTGTGGATTTAGCAGTGATGGAGTTTCGGCTTCCGAAAGTTGCTGAAGCGCTAACAGTTGCTCGCAAACGCGGAGTAAAAGTGAGAGTATTAATAGATAATAAGTACAATAAAAGTTTAGATAAATATACACAAGCAGAAATTCCCCGGATGAATCGGCATGATAAGCAAGCGTATGAAGAATTAAAGCGATATCCTGCTGATCCTTTGGCTATATTGCACTCATCTGGAATTGAAATCAAAGATGATAGATCTAACAATGCCAAAAAAGGCAGTGGACTTATGCATCATAAATTTGTCGTTGTAGATGGAACGACAACTATTATTTCTAGCGGTAATCTGACAACATCCGATATGCATGGAGATTTTGGAAATCTTGACAGCCGTGGTAATCCCAACAATATGGTTGTTGTTCCTAATAACTTTCAACTTGCCAAAACTTTTACTGATGAATTTAACTATATGTGGCAGGGATTATTCAAATCCTATAAGCCACAAAGATCTCCTGTAACAATTCCAGTTGGGCTAGGAACTATCACCGTCAATTTTTCGCCAGCTAGAAGCAAAAAAGATGATATAACAAGAACTAGTAATGGAATGATTGCCTCTTATTTAGAGCAAGCTAAAAAGAGCGTACATATTGCGGTATTTGTTTTTTCCGATCAAAAGATTAGTGACACTCTTGGTAGTGTGCATGATCAAGGTGTTGAAGATATAAAAGTTTTGATAGATCCGGATTTTTTTAGACAAACTTACTCCAAAGCATACGATGCAATGGGTGTTTGTCCTCGTTTAGGTAAGAAACGTAGCTTAATTACAGTGAAACCTTGGAAGCATCCAATTACTACTGTTGGTTTTCCGACTGGTTTAATGGGCGATCGCGCAGTTCATAGTAAAATGGCAATCTTAGATGACACATTGGTGATCACTGGTAGTCACAACTGGTCTAATGCCGGGAACTATTTGAACGATGAAACTTTAATAGCTATACAAAATCCCATCGTAGCAGCGCATTACGAGCAAGAGTTTAGTCGGCTGTATGGAACGGCAAAGGTGGGGTTGAAAACTTTGTCATCAGCTCAAAAGTGTCAATGAGGTTTTGTTAAATAAATCTAAAGCGTGTTCCTATATCCTCCGCACACGCACTCGCGTTCGGGACTCACAAAGCAGCATGTCGCTTTGGAACTCAGCAGCTTTCCAAAAGAGGGTGCGTGATGTTACACTAGGGCGCTATCATACCAGGATTTTATTTGCGGCTTTGTGTGAGCTTTTCATGCTCTAAATCAGTCACACCAAGCGTTAAACTCCTCTAGCATAGAGCAAAACTCATGACCCAAGGTTAATAAAATATGCGCTCAAAGCCAGAAATAACGCAGCAGAGGCAAGAAGCTGCGGAAGTAGAACTCCGGGAAAAGCAAAAACCAGTTGATTACGACACAAAAGAGTATCCTATCGAAATTCTGGTTCAGAAGTACATGGATGGAATAGACGAGGATGTCAATGAACTGTTTATACCAGACTACCAACGAGAAATGGCTTGGGATGAAGACAGGCAATCAAAGTTTATTGAGTCTGTACTTCTAGGCTTGCCGATACCATACATTTTTGTAGCTGATGTCCGTGGTGATGAACAAGATGAAGCACGTTTAGAAATTATAGATGGTTCACAACGCATTCGCACTTTAGCAAGATTTTTGAACAATCAACTGACTTTAGATAAATTAGAGAAATTAAAAAAGCTTAATGGCTTTACCTTTGAGGATTTACCACTCGCCCGTCAGAGACGCTTTAAACGAAGCACACTTCGCATGATCCAACTCAGTGAAGAAGCAGATGAAGAAGTGCGAAGGGATTTGTTTGAAAGAATTAACACAGGTAGCGTTGAACTTAACAAGATGGAAAAGCGCAGAGGAATCTTACGTGGACCATTCTTGGATCTGATTGAGGAATTATCCAAAAATTCTAAGTTCCGTCATTTATGCTTATTCTCTAATAAAGCTATTAACAGCCGTGAGCCTCAAGAATATATTTTGCGTTTCTTTGCTTTTTTGAATAACTATCAAAAGTATGGAAGTGAGGTGAATTCCTTTCTCAATGAATTTCTGGAAAGATATAACAAAGATAAAGAACTAAATACAGATGACATGCGAACGGAATTTGAATTGATGATACATTTTGTGGAAAAATATTTTCCCAATGGATTTCGACAGGGAAAAAAACTGGATAAAACTACTACTCGCATTAAATTTGAATCTTTAGCAGCTGGTAGTACTCTAGCATTAAGAGAAAAAAAAGACTTAATACCAAAATCAACAGAATGGATAAATTCCGAAGAGTATAAAAAATATACAAGTTCTGATGCTAGTAGCTCAAAAAATAAAGTAATTCGGCGTATAGAATATGTACGTGAACAACTACTAGTAAAATCGTGAATACTGTACTCTTAGACTTTAAGACTCGCGTCCAAGAAGTGGACGGTTACTTCATTTTTTTAGAAAGCTTGATTAAAGAAAAAGCTAAGTTAGCTTTTTTCGACAGTGATGGTGAATACCAATTAAAAAACCTTGATTCAGAATTAGTAAAAACTCTCAAAGCAAATGGTTTTTTATTGCTTTATAACTTAGTTGAATCTACTATGCGAAACGCTATTGAAGCAATCTACGATGAATTTCGTAGTACAGGAGTTTGTTTTGATAAAATAAAACCTAAGATCAGAATAACTATACTTCAAAGTGTGCAAAATTTTTTTAAAAATGATTCTGCTAAAAATCTTCATTCAAAAATCACTCAAATCTCTATCGACATAATCACAGCTACATTTGAACGGGAAAAAATTTTTTCAGGGAATGTGGATGCAAAGGTGATTAGAGACATAGCAGATAAATATGGTTTTTCACATTGTACTGATTGCTCTCAAACCAAGAACGGGCAAAATCTTTTAGTTGTGAGAGAAATCAGAAATGATTTAGCACATGGGATTAAGTCATTTGAGGAAGTAGGACGTGACAAGACTATAGACGATCTCTTAGAAATCAAGAAAGAGGTTATAGAATATTTACGCCAAATTTTACAAAACATCCAAAAATATCTAGATAATAAAGAATATCTAGATTTAAGTGTATGCAATTCATAGGAATATTACCTTACATATAGATTGCTCATTTAATTCCAAAACAGACAATTTTGTTGTCGTTTCAAATCTACAGAAAGATGCTTTTGTCGTTATAATTTATGACATAAGCTCATTTCTATAAAGCTTTCTAATCTAGAATTTAAAATATAGAATATAAAATTCAAAATTGTAAGACGCAGTTCTCGGTTAATTTCTATTCATTTTTACCACCTTGAAAATTCTCTAACTGACAAATCGCTTTCATAACCTGCAACAACTGAATTGATTCATCAGTATTAATCAGGCTCACTTCTGGCATCAGCTGATAAACTGGGGGATTACCTTGTCTCAAATAGACAAACAGATAATTACGTCCATTGGTTACTAGCCCCCACACTGATGTTTGTTGCTCTAAACTCTTGAAAGCATAGGTAAGTAATTGCGGTAAGCCCTCAAATACATCTACCGAACTATTTTTCGTCTCAATCACTAAAATCCAAAAAGGTGGCGCAGTCAAGGCTTGAGCGTTGTTGACTGCTAAAATATCCATCCGTCCTCGGATGCTTGTATCCTCATCTTCAATGGCGATCGCTATCACATCTTCCATCGTCAAGCGGATTGGAATATCGTAGAATCCAGCCGCTCGCATCAAAGGTGCTAGCGTCAAAAATTTAACCAAACCTTCAGAGATTTTGCCTGCGGCGAGATAACGCCGTAAGTCATTCCTAATTTTCAATAAATCCTGCGGTTCAAAATCCGTGAGAGGATCTAAAGTTAGGAAGTCTGTGAATAAGCCGATAGGCTCTTCTTGCAATTTCAGCAGACGATGAACATCGTTGAGGGATAAGCTGCTGGGTTCTACTGTAATTGGCATGGCTACTGGATATTAATCTTTGAGGGAAATGGCAATCCGAAAACCTAGTGCATCAAGAAACTCAATTAGAGTGTGAATTTCAGTACCTCCAGTTTCTGCGAGTATCTTGTCTAATTTTTCATAGTGCTGTTTGGCTGCTTCGGAGAGATTATCAGATAGCACACGCGCATTCACAACATCTTTCAGTGCTGAACGTAGCAGTTCGGAGTCATAACCTTCTTCATCTAATTCCAACATAACCGCAATATATGCAGCAGCATGTTCTGAGTCTTTGAGAGATGAAATTAAATATTCTTTGTAATTTCTACTTGTTGGTGTTTTCACTTCTTTCATAATCTCTCCAGTATTCTGTAGCTATAAGAATGTCTTGTTCTTGAGTACTTTTGTCGCCACCACACAAAAGGAGTATTATTGTTAAACCTATTTGACCAAAATAAACGCGATATCCTGGACCATAGTTAATTTTAAGTTCACAAACACCTTGTCCCACTGAGCGATAGTTACCCAAATTACCTAATGCAACCTGGCTGTTGCCTCTTTTCTATTTTGACTTTGGCTCTAAGATCCCGCATAGAATCTAACCACACTGCAAAAGGTTCTCTGCCGTCTGCTGAAGCCTCTTTTCTATTTTGACTTTGGCTCTAAGATCCCGCATAGAATCTAACCACACTGCAAAAGGTTCTCTGCCGTCTGCTGAAGCCTCTTTTCTATTTTGACTTTGGCTCTAAGATCCCGCATAGAATCTAACCACACTGCAAAAGGTTCTCTGCCGTCTGCTGAAGCCTCTTTTCTATTTTGACTTTGGCTCTAAGATCCCGCATAGAATCTAACCACACTGCAAAAGGTTCTCTGCCGTCTGCTGAAGCCTCTTTTCTATTTTGACTTTGGCTCTAAGATCCCGCATAGAATCTAACCACACTGCAAAAGGTTCTCTGCCGTCTGCTGAAGCCTCTTTTCTATTTTGACTTTGGCTCTAAGATCCCGCATAGAATCTAACCACACTGCAAAAGGTTCTCTGCCGTCTGCTGAAGCCTCTTTTCTATTTTGACTTTGGCTCTAAGATCCCGCATAGAATCTAACCACACTGCAAAAGGTTCTCTGCCGTCTGCTGAAGCCTCTTTTCTATTTTGACTTTGGCTCTAAGATCCCGCATAGAATCTAACCACACTGCAAAAGGTTCTCTGCCGTCTGCTGAAGCCTCTTTTCTATTTTGACTTTGGCTCTAAGATCCCGCATAGAATCTAACCACACTGCAAAAGGTTCTCTGCCGTCTGCTGTGATGTAGTTCTTAATTTCTTTGGGTTGTGCCTCCATAAGGTTATTGTAAGCTTGTAATGAATTTTGTTTAGCGTGTTGTCAAATAGGTTCTCAACGCCCACTTTTTGTGGCTATATATAAAGTTATTTTGCAATTGCCCCATATCTTAACGAAAATCAAAACACTTTCTCGTAAATCTGCGTACACAATAGTTTTCAGTAGTATTCAGTCACATCACCAATTACAAAAACAATCATGTCCCAAGTAACGATAGAATCAATCCTTCAAGAAAAGCGTCTATTTCATCCCAGCCCTGAATTTTCCCAAAAAGCCCAAATCAAAAGCTTGGAAGAATACCAGCAACTTTACGACAAAGCAAAAGCTAATCCCCAAGAATTCTGGGCGGAGTTAGCAGAACAAGAGTTGCACTGGTTCCAAAAGTGGGACACAATTCTAGACTGGCAACCGCCGTTTGCTAAGTGGTTTGTCAATGGTAAGATTAATATTTCTTACAACTGTCTTGACAGACACCTCACCACATGGCGTAAAAATAAAGCTGCGATTATTTGGGAAGGAGAACCAGGTGACTCGCGTACTCTCACTTATGCTCAACTTCATCGGGAAGTTTGTCAGTTTGCGAATACACTCAAGCAACTGGGAGTCAAAAAAGGAGATACGGTTGGCATTTATATGCCAATGATTCCGGAAGCGGCGATCGCCATGTTAGCCTGTGCCAGAATCGGCGCACCTCACAGTGTTGTTTTTGGTGGTTTTAGTGCAGAAGCTTTGCGCGACAGACTTATAGATGCTCAAGCAAAACTCGTCGTCACTGCTGATGGTGGTTGGCGTAAGGATGCGATCGTCCCTCTCAAAGAACAAGTAGACAAAGCTTTGGCTGATGGCGCTGTTCCCAGTGTCGAAAACGTTGTGGTAGTCCAGCGTACACGTCAAGAAATTCACATGGAATCAGGACGTGATCAATGGTGGCATGATTTGCAAAAGAATGTCTCTGCTGATTGTCCCGCCGAACCAATGGACAGTGAAGATATGCTGTTCATTCTCTACACTTCCGGCAGCACTGGCAAACCGAAAGGTGTTGTACACACAACAGCTGGTTATAACTTATACGCTCACATGACCACCAAATGGATTTTTGACCTACAAGACACAGATGTATATTGGTGTACTGCTGACGTAGGTTGGATTACGGGACATAGCTACATTGTTTATGGTCCTCTTTCTAATGGTGCAACAACGGTGATGTATGAAGGTGCGGCTCGTGCCTCTAACCCAGGCTGTACCTGGGACATTATTGAGAAATACGGCGTCAATATATTTTATACTGCGCCAACTGCAATTCGTGCCTTTATCAAGATGGGCGAACACCTGCCGAAAGCGCGAAATCTGTCTTCTTTACGTTTGCTAGGAACCGTAGGCGAACCAATTAACCCAGAAGCTTGGATGTGGTATCACAAAGTGATTGGTGGTGAACGCTGTCCGATTGTTGATACTTGGTGGCAAACGGAAACTGGCGGTATCATGATTACACCGTTACCAGGAGCAATTTCCACAAAACCCGGTTCTGCAACTCGTCCTTTCCCTGGAATCCTAGCCGATGTGGCGGATTTAGAAGGTAATTCTGTAGGTGACAATGAAGGCGGTTACCTTATCGTGCGGCATCCTTGGCCTGGTATGATGCGAACAGTATACGGTGATCCTGACCGGTTCCGCCGCACTTACTGGGAACACATCCCCCCGAAAGATGGGCAATATGTCTACTTTGCTGGAGATGGAGCAAGACGCGATCAAGACGGTTACTTCTGGGTTATGGGGCGTGTTGATGATGTTATTAATATATCAGGTCACCGTCTCGGTACAATGGAAGTAGAATCAGCCCTTGTGTCTCATCCAGCAGTAGCTGAAGCTGCTGTGGTCGGTAAGCCAGATGACCTCAAAGGAGAAGACATAGTAGCTTTTGTGACTTTAGAAGGCGATCGCAATCCTAGTGAAGAACTGAGTAAAGAACTCAAGCAACACGTTGTAAAGGAAATTGGGGCGATCGCCCGCCCTGGAGAAATTCGCTTTACCGATGCTTTGCCCAAAACTCGTTCTGGTAAGATTATGCGCCGCTTGTTGCGGAATCTGGCTGCTGGGCAAGAAGTTTCGGGTGATACGTCTACTTTAGAGGATAGGGGGGTTTTGGATAAACTGCGCGAAGGTGCTTAAGGAACAGATTTCTTGCATTATTGCAAAAATGTGATTTGAGGATATTTGGAACCGCAGATGCACGCAGACAAAAACACGTAATTCGTCTGTGTGCATTTGTCTACCTCTTGCAAAATAGATTAGTGGTATTACAAAGGATTTAGAAAAATCTGTATTTTCTGTTAATTAGCACCTAGGCACAACTTAGGAAAGAACAAGACTCTGAGATTGCTTCCTTACGTCGCAATGACACAACTACATTATTTTTGCGTAAGTCCTGTTAATGAGATGCAGTTAAATATTTATTCTTACAATACTCTTTTGTAGCTGTTATAGAAACAACTTCTACAGTTATGGGGCTGGTAACAGTTGCATTAATAATAAATTCGCTTGCCCCAACATGAGGTTTTTGAGGATTTCCCCAATCATATGTGTAACCCAAACCTGTCCAAGGATAATGTTCTTCACCTTCAAAGGAATTTTTGTATATTTTTTGCAACACAGGATTATTAATAGGAGGTACAGCAAAAACTTGACAACTAGAATTATTAATTTTTGAATTAAGACATGGTCTACTTAAATCTTCAGCTTTCACCCACATTTCTACAAAATGCGTCTTATTGGAGTTTTTATTCAAAATTAAACCCAAATACTGCTGCAATCTTAGCGAAAGCATAATATCACCAGAAATCTTCATACCTAAACCTTTACAGGTATGACAAAAATCTTTGACTTGAGTAGATGCTGTTAACCAAGTCTGGTTTTCTATTTGTTTCAAACCAGGCTTCCAATCCTCGTTTGGGTTTTTTATATATTTCCAACTCACCATTAAAAATTCTGTTTTACCGTTCTTTATCCTCGTCTTGATTTTAGAATTGCTTATTGACAATCTCCAAAGATTGTTTACCACTTTATCCTGGCTTGGTCTTTTTGCATCCTGAATCGCTTCATCTAGCTTCTTTTTAAGAGTCTTATAACTTTCCGGTTTGTTCTTTTCAAGATACTCATTGACATTTGGATTGATTTCTGATTGTGCTAACAAGTTCTTTTTCAAGATTAGTTGACTCTGCTGATCATTTCCTGTCGCTAATAAACTTGAATATCCAACTGCCAAACAAGCTCCTGTTAAGGATAGCAATAATTGATTCTTCCACTTTTTCATTGCATTTGCTTTGTTAATTTATATTAAGAGAGTAGATGCTAATTCCCCTTTAACTAAATCAACATTTAAACATATAAAACAGAGTCTTAATGTATTTTAGCTTATGTAGTGAATACACCCGTCATTAATCATCTTTGTGATCTTTTGGTTGATGCTCTATAAGCTTAAAATGATAAAAGTAATAATGACTGCAACAAAGCGGCGCAGAGAATCTTTTCTTTCCAACATGAATACACACCCTATAAAAAAACGACCAGGCTTGAAATATTTATATCCTGCGGGCAAGTAGCTGGTAAATGAGTTGAGATAAACCTAATAAAGTGATAGCAAAAATACCAGAAAATGTAGCAAATAATATGACGTATATTGGAGTATTTTGCAAAATGAAACTCAAAAAAGGAATTTCTAATCGAGCAGGCAAGTCCGATAGTAATAAAAGCACAACAACGAGTGTACTTCCAGTAATAATTGATAAATGATGTCTAGTTAAAATTTGGCGATGTTGAGCATAGATAAAGCTAGCCAAAGTTATACTTACTAAAACACCATTCATGAATGTTGGGAGTTTATTAAAAGCTATTGCAAGTAGTGCAATTTCAAACCCAATCAAAAAGGGTTCTACCAACCACTCCAAATTGTTTAGAAATGTTGAAGTAATATTCGAGGTTGGCTGCAAAGTATTAAGAACTTGCGTTGCTGATTGATACCGCTCTTTTGGCTTATCTTTGAGCATTCGATTTAAAACATTGGCAAGGCGATCGCTAACTTTAACTTTAGGTGAGCGCCAGAACCAAGTTTTCGTGTTAGGGTCAATAAAATGTTTGACCTGCTTTTGACCAGTTAGCAAACACACACAGGTAGCTCCTAGAGCATATAAATCTGTTGAAGGATACACAGCAAGACAAGCCGTCTGTTCTGATGGTGCGAAGCCTGCTGTATAAATACCTGTTAACATGCCAGAATGTATACCGTTTGTCGAGTTTGATCCTTGCTGTTCAGGAGTTGCTTTGACTACCTGCTTAACTGCACCGAAATCTATAAGATATAATGATCCATTACGAGCACGCATAATGTTAGAAGGCTTAATATCCCGGTGAATAGAGTGATGACTATGGACAAACTCTAAAACCGGGAGGATTTTTTGTAAAACTTCTAAAACTTCTGCTTCAGAAAACATACCCTTGCGGTTGAGTTCCTGCTCTAGATCCTCACCGTCGATATATTGCTGCACTAAGTAAAACAACTCCTGAGTTTTTTGCCCTTCCCGACTTGGAACTCGTAAATTAATAAACGCAAAAAGCTCGGGAATTTGCGGATGTGTGCCTAATGTTTCTAAAACTTCTGCCTCACGATGAAATAACTGTGTCGTCTTTTGTATCTGTTCTTCATTAAGGCTAGCAGATGGTTGCAACTGTTTGACGACGCATTTTCGCATGGCTGGAGTTCGGCGATCGTATGCCAGAAATGCCGCTCCAAACCCACCCTTTCTTAACTCGTTCAACGGCACATATCGACCATCTAAAAAGAGTGGCATTCCGCAAGTTATGCAATATTTTTGTCGAACGTTTTTCAGGTCTAGAGGTTCATTTATATCGGGAAAAGAATTGAGCGATTTTGGACAGTGTGGACGAGTACAGTAAATTTCCATAGCATTTTTTCCTTGATCTTTCTTTATTGCTATGACTATACAGATTATATGAACAGCAAAAGTATTTACGATGACTCTGCTTAGTTTTTAAAACATAAGTTTTTTTAGAAAAATATATTTATACTAAACATTTCTAATTGTATGTTTTTATCATGAAATCATAACTTTGTAGTGGTAGTTGCGTGTTCATGCCTGTATAATATATCCTTTATAGTTACCTTACTAGACCAGAGGTACTAAAGTTAACGCTATAAAGGCAAGTAATTAAAATTGTTTAACAATAACTAGTAAGCCCACCTACCTCCGTGTATGTATTGGAGAATAAGTGGGTCATTGAAAAAGAATCCTGGAGCGGAGCGCTGGATAGCTCCGCCTCCGGTCAGAATCACTTACGATCGCGGGATTCAAACCCCCAACGAGATAGATTCAGAATTCTGACTTCTTTATTTAACTACATTTG
This portion of the Brasilonema sennae CENA114 genome encodes:
- a CDS encoding DNA-binding protein, translated to MKEVKTPTSRNYKEYLISSLKDSEHAAAYIAVMLELDEEGYDSELLRSALKDVVNARVLSDNLSEAAKQHYEKLDKILAETGGTEIHTLIEFLDALGFRIAISLKD
- a CDS encoding phospholipase D-like domain-containing protein, translating into MKLLLDLMTSDKQNFKVVRRTSFILPIFLIGIVLVNVLKFSPKTKLVQPLPQDSAVKVYFNQNLASSYEDPYRHFNRKGDNLEQQIIEAINQANSTVDLAVMEFRLPKVAEALTVARKRGVKVRVLIDNKYNKSLDKYTQAEIPRMNRHDKQAYEELKRYPADPLAILHSSGIEIKDDRSNNAKKGSGLMHHKFVVVDGTTTIISSGNLTTSDMHGDFGNLDSRGNPNNMVVVPNNFQLAKTFTDEFNYMWQGLFKSYKPQRSPVTIPVGLGTITVNFSPARSKKDDITRTSNGMIASYLEQAKKSVHIAVFVFSDQKISDTLGSVHDQGVEDIKVLIDPDFFRQTYSKAYDAMGVCPRLGKKRSLITVKPWKHPITTVGFPTGLMGDRAVHSKMAILDDTLVITGSHNWSNAGNYLNDETLIAIQNPIVAAHYEQEFSRLYGTAKVGLKTLSSAQKCQ
- the acs gene encoding acetate--CoA ligase; its protein translation is MSQVTIESILQEKRLFHPSPEFSQKAQIKSLEEYQQLYDKAKANPQEFWAELAEQELHWFQKWDTILDWQPPFAKWFVNGKINISYNCLDRHLTTWRKNKAAIIWEGEPGDSRTLTYAQLHREVCQFANTLKQLGVKKGDTVGIYMPMIPEAAIAMLACARIGAPHSVVFGGFSAEALRDRLIDAQAKLVVTADGGWRKDAIVPLKEQVDKALADGAVPSVENVVVVQRTRQEIHMESGRDQWWHDLQKNVSADCPAEPMDSEDMLFILYTSGSTGKPKGVVHTTAGYNLYAHMTTKWIFDLQDTDVYWCTADVGWITGHSYIVYGPLSNGATTVMYEGAARASNPGCTWDIIEKYGVNIFYTAPTAIRAFIKMGEHLPKARNLSSLRLLGTVGEPINPEAWMWYHKVIGGERCPIVDTWWQTETGGIMITPLPGAISTKPGSATRPFPGILADVADLEGNSVGDNEGGYLIVRHPWPGMMRTVYGDPDRFRRTYWEHIPPKDGQYVYFAGDGARRDQDGYFWVMGRVDDVINISGHRLGTMEVESALVSHPAVAEAAVVGKPDDLKGEDIVAFVTLEGDRNPSEELSKELKQHVVKEIGAIARPGEIRFTDALPKTRSGKIMRRLLRNLAAGQEVSGDTSTLEDRGVLDKLREGA
- a CDS encoding DUF262 domain-containing protein, encoding MRSKPEITQQRQEAAEVELREKQKPVDYDTKEYPIEILVQKYMDGIDEDVNELFIPDYQREMAWDEDRQSKFIESVLLGLPIPYIFVADVRGDEQDEARLEIIDGSQRIRTLARFLNNQLTLDKLEKLKKLNGFTFEDLPLARQRRFKRSTLRMIQLSEEADEEVRRDLFERINTGSVELNKMEKRRGILRGPFLDLIEELSKNSKFRHLCLFSNKAINSREPQEYILRFFAFLNNYQKYGSEVNSFLNEFLERYNKDKELNTDDMRTEFELMIHFVEKYFPNGFRQGKKLDKTTTRIKFESLAAGSTLALREKKDLIPKSTEWINSEEYKKYTSSDASSSKNKVIRRIEYVREQLLVKS
- a CDS encoding serine/threonine-protein kinase; the protein is MEIYCTRPHCPKSLNSFPDINEPLDLKNVRQKYCITCGMPLFLDGRYVPLNELRKGGFGAAFLAYDRRTPAMRKCVVKQLQPSASLNEEQIQKTTQLFHREAEVLETLGTHPQIPELFAFINLRVPSREGQKTQELFYLVQQYIDGEDLEQELNRKGMFSEAEVLEVLQKILPVLEFVHSHHSIHRDIKPSNIMRARNGSLYLIDFGAVKQVVKATPEQQGSNSTNGIHSGMLTGIYTAGFAPSEQTACLAVYPSTDLYALGATCVCLLTGQKQVKHFIDPNTKTWFWRSPKVKVSDRLANVLNRMLKDKPKERYQSATQVLNTLQPTSNITSTFLNNLEWLVEPFLIGFEIALLAIAFNKLPTFMNGVLVSITLASFIYAQHRQILTRHHLSIITGSTLVVVLLLLSDLPARLEIPFLSFILQNTPIYVILFATFSGIFAITLLGLSQLIYQLLARRI
- a CDS encoding MAE_28990/MAE_18760 family HEPN-like nuclease → MNTVLLDFKTRVQEVDGYFIFLESLIKEKAKLAFFDSDGEYQLKNLDSELVKTLKANGFLLLYNLVESTMRNAIEAIYDEFRSTGVCFDKIKPKIRITILQSVQNFFKNDSAKNLHSKITQISIDIITATFEREKIFSGNVDAKVIRDIADKYGFSHCTDCSQTKNGQNLLVVREIRNDLAHGIKSFEEVGRDKTIDDLLEIKKEVIEYLRQILQNIQKYLDNKEYLDLSVCNS
- a CDS encoding restriction endonuclease subunit R — protein: MPITVEPSSLSLNDVHRLLKLQEEPIGLFTDFLTLDPLTDFEPQDLLKIRNDLRRYLAAGKISEGLVKFLTLAPLMRAAGFYDIPIRLTMEDVIAIAIEDEDTSIRGRMDILAVNNAQALTAPPFWILVIETKNSSVDVFEGLPQLLTYAFKSLEQQTSVWGLVTNGRNYLFVYLRQGNPPVYQLMPEVSLINTDESIQLLQVMKAICQLENFQGGKNE